A region of Zeugodacus cucurbitae isolate PBARC_wt_2022May chromosome 5, idZeuCucr1.2, whole genome shotgun sequence DNA encodes the following proteins:
- the LOC128922311 gene encoding ryncolin-1-like isoform X2, translated as MKVFCEEDVDFGGWIVIQRRQNGIVDFNRDWHDYKEGFGDLTGNYWIGLEKLHALTSSCEQELYIQLKRLNGTEYYAKYSAFVIANETEGYALKKLGVERRLVVPRLLSQVKTFCLSECVMIYRLFYSFLNGVYGHSVNWNTIQKEETLSFAQMMIRPNTQCIRRLMLSNLN; from the exons ATGAAGGTGTTTTGTGAAGAAGACGTggattttggtggatggatagTTATTCAACGGCGTCAGAATGGCATAGTGGATTTTAATAGAGATTGGCATGACTATAAGGAGGGATTTGGTGACTTAACGGGAAACTATTGGATCGGTTTGGAAAAACTACACGCGCTCACTAGCAGCTGTGAACAGGAGTTGTATATTCAATTGAAAAGGCTTAATGGCACAGAATATTATGCAAAATATTCTGCATTTGTAATCGCTAATGAAACCGAAGGCTATGCTTTGAAGAAATTGG GGGTGGAAAGGCGGTTGGTGGTTCCACGATTGTTATCACAGGTAAAAACATTTTGCTTATCAGAGTGTGTGATGATATatcgtttattttacagttttctAAATGGTGTATATGGGCATAGTGTGAATTGGaatacaatacaaaaagaaGAAACTTTATCGTTTGCGCAAATGATGATACGACCAAATACACAATGCATTAGGCGATTGATGTTGAGTAATTTAAATTGA
- the LOC128922311 gene encoding ryncolin-4-like isoform X1, with amino-acid sequence MKVFCEEDVDFGGWIVIQRRQNGIVDFNRDWHDYKEGFGDLTGNYWIGLEKLHALTSSCEQELYIQLKRLNGTEYYAKYSAFVIANETEGYALKKLGNYCGNAGDSLNRHLGYKFSTRDRENDVSKIVHCAQGWKGGWWFHDCYHSFLNGVYGHSVNWNTIQKEETLSFAQMMIRPNTQCIRRLMLSNLN; translated from the exons ATGAAGGTGTTTTGTGAAGAAGACGTggattttggtggatggatagTTATTCAACGGCGTCAGAATGGCATAGTGGATTTTAATAGAGATTGGCATGACTATAAGGAGGGATTTGGTGACTTAACGGGAAACTATTGGATCGGTTTGGAAAAACTACACGCGCTCACTAGCAGCTGTGAACAGGAGTTGTATATTCAATTGAAAAGGCTTAATGGCACAGAATATTATGCAAAATATTCTGCATTTGTAATCGCTAATGAAACCGAAGGCTATGCTTTGAAGAAATTGGGTAATTATTGCGGAAATGCTGGCGATTCCTTAAATCGTCATTTGGgatacaaattttcaacacgCGATCGTGAAAATGATGTTTCTAAAATTGTTCATTGTGCACAGGGGTGGAAAGGCGGTTGGTGGTTCCACGATTGTTATCACAG ttttctAAATGGTGTATATGGGCATAGTGTGAATTGGaatacaatacaaaaagaaGAAACTTTATCGTTTGCGCAAATGATGATACGACCAAATACACAATGCATTAGGCGATTGATGTTGAGTAATTTAAATTGA
- the LOC128922311 gene encoding ryncolin-1-like isoform X3: MKVFCEEDVDFGGWIVIQRRQNGIVDFNRDWHDYKEGFGDLTGNYWIGLEKLHALTSSCEQELYIQLKRLNGTEYYAKYSAFVIANETEGYALKKLGVERRLVVPRLLSQFSKWCIWA; encoded by the exons ATGAAGGTGTTTTGTGAAGAAGACGTggattttggtggatggatagTTATTCAACGGCGTCAGAATGGCATAGTGGATTTTAATAGAGATTGGCATGACTATAAGGAGGGATTTGGTGACTTAACGGGAAACTATTGGATCGGTTTGGAAAAACTACACGCGCTCACTAGCAGCTGTGAACAGGAGTTGTATATTCAATTGAAAAGGCTTAATGGCACAGAATATTATGCAAAATATTCTGCATTTGTAATCGCTAATGAAACCGAAGGCTATGCTTTGAAGAAATTGG GGGTGGAAAGGCGGTTGGTGGTTCCACGATTGTTATCACAG ttttctAAATGGTGTATATGGGCATAG
- the LOC105209071 gene encoding ryncolin-1-like isoform X1 has translation MFRLLFIIFLHFIFIFRIKFVLCENNDISTVCDCNCDVDIEIVKTVMEDMKDMKKTTDNIEKQLIAKRASKSSSCLEAAANSWKSGVYEIQIEKINITNVKMFCEEDVDFGGWIVIQRRQNGTVDFNRDWHDYKEGFGDLTGNYWIGLEKLHAITSSCEQELYIQMKSRNGTEYYAKYSALLIADEIEGYALKKLGNYSGNAGDSLNRHLGYKFSTRDRDNDAHENYNCAEGWKGGWWFFKCYNCFLNGVYGDNVKWNKIHQNETLAFAQMMIRPTPKCFRRLMLSNLN, from the exons ATGTTTCGCttacttttcattatttttctgcattttattttcatttttcgaattaaatttgTACTTTGTGAGAATAATGATATAAGCACAGTGTGTGATTGCAATTGTGATGTAGACATAGAAATCGTTAAAACAGTGATGGAAGACATGAAAGACATGAAGAAGACTACCGATAACATCGAAAAACAGTTAATTGCAAAACG CGCATCAAAATCGTCTAGTTGTCTGGAAGCAGCAGCTAACAGCTGGAAGAGTGGGGTTTATGAAATTCAGATCGAAAAGATTAATATCACTAACGTGAAGATGTTTTGTGAAGAAGACGTGGATTTTGGCGGATGGATAGTTATTCAACGGCGTCAGAATGGCACGGTGGATTTTAATAGAGATTGGCATGACTATAAGGAGGGATTTGGCGACTTAACGGGAAACTATTGGATCGGTTTGGAAAAACTACACGCGATCACTAGCAGCTGTGAACAGGAGTTGTATATTCAAATGAAAAGTCGTAACGGCACAGAATATTATGCAAAATATTCTGCATTGCTAATCGCTGATGAAATAGAAGGCTACGCTTTGAAGAAATTGGGTAATTATAGCGGAAATGCTGGCGATTCCTTAAATCGTCATTTGGgatacaaattttcaacacgCGATCGTGATAATGATGCtcatgaaaattataattgtgcAGAGGGTTGGAAAGGCGGTTGGTGGTTCTTCAAATGTTATAACTG ttttctAAATGGTGTATATGGGGATAATGTGAAATGGAATAAAATACATCAGAACGAAACCCTAGCGTTTGCGCAAATGATGATACGACCAACTCCAAAATGCTTTAGGCGATTGATGTTGAGCAATTTAAATTGA
- the LOC105209071 gene encoding ryncolin-1-like isoform X2, with amino-acid sequence MFCEEDVDFGGWIVIQRRQNGTVDFNRDWHDYKEGFGDLTGNYWIGLEKLHAITSSCEQELYIQMKSRNGTEYYAKYSALLIADEIEGYALKKLGNYSGNAGDSLNRHLGYKFSTRDRDNDAHENYNCAEGWKGGWWFFKCYNCFLNGVYGDNVKWNKIHQNETLAFAQMMIRPTPKCFRRLMLSNLN; translated from the exons ATGTTTTGTGAAGAAGACGTGGATTTTGGCGGATGGATAGTTATTCAACGGCGTCAGAATGGCACGGTGGATTTTAATAGAGATTGGCATGACTATAAGGAGGGATTTGGCGACTTAACGGGAAACTATTGGATCGGTTTGGAAAAACTACACGCGATCACTAGCAGCTGTGAACAGGAGTTGTATATTCAAATGAAAAGTCGTAACGGCACAGAATATTATGCAAAATATTCTGCATTGCTAATCGCTGATGAAATAGAAGGCTACGCTTTGAAGAAATTGGGTAATTATAGCGGAAATGCTGGCGATTCCTTAAATCGTCATTTGGgatacaaattttcaacacgCGATCGTGATAATGATGCtcatgaaaattataattgtgcAGAGGGTTGGAAAGGCGGTTGGTGGTTCTTCAAATGTTATAACTG ttttctAAATGGTGTATATGGGGATAATGTGAAATGGAATAAAATACATCAGAACGAAACCCTAGCGTTTGCGCAAATGATGATACGACCAACTCCAAAATGCTTTAGGCGATTGATGTTGAGCAATTTAAATTGA